One genomic region from Vannielia litorea encodes:
- the lpdA gene encoding dihydrolipoyl dehydrogenase, with amino-acid sequence MASQNYDLIVIGAGPGGYVAAIRAAQLGLNVVCIERENLGGICLNWGCIPTKALLRSSEVFHLMHRAKDFGLSVEKADYDLDAVVKRSRGVAAQMEGGIKHLFKKNKVASIMGEAKITGKGKVSVKTEKGTEELTAKNIVVATGARARELPGLEADGDLVWTYRHALTPKRMPKKLLVIGSGAIGIEFASFYNTLGADTTVVEVMDRVLPVEDKDISAFAKKQFEKQGMKIMEKAMVKQLDRAKGKVTAHIEVGGKVEKMDFDTVISAVGIVGNVEGLGLEELGVKIDRTHVVTDEYCGTGVEGVYAIGDIAGAPWLAHKASHEGVMVAEKIAGQHVHPIKPGSIAGCTYCHPQVASVGMTEAKAKEAGYELKVGKFPFIGNGKAVALGEPEGMVKTVFDAKTGELLGAHMVGAEVTELIQGYVVGRQLETTEEDLMHTVFPHPTLSEMMHESVLEAYGRAIHI; translated from the coding sequence CGGGAGAACCTCGGCGGCATCTGCCTGAACTGGGGCTGCATCCCGACCAAGGCGCTGCTGCGCTCGTCGGAGGTGTTTCACCTGATGCACCGGGCCAAGGATTTCGGTCTTTCGGTCGAGAAGGCCGACTATGACCTCGACGCCGTGGTGAAGCGCTCGCGCGGTGTGGCCGCGCAGATGGAAGGCGGGATCAAACACCTGTTCAAGAAGAACAAGGTCGCCTCGATCATGGGGGAGGCCAAGATCACCGGGAAGGGCAAGGTTTCGGTCAAGACCGAGAAGGGCACCGAGGAGCTGACGGCGAAGAACATCGTTGTGGCGACCGGCGCACGGGCACGGGAGCTGCCGGGGCTTGAGGCCGACGGTGATCTGGTCTGGACCTACCGCCATGCGCTGACGCCGAAGCGGATGCCGAAGAAGCTGCTGGTGATCGGCTCCGGCGCCATCGGGATCGAATTTGCGAGCTTCTACAACACCTTGGGCGCCGATACGACGGTCGTCGAGGTGATGGACCGGGTGCTGCCGGTGGAGGACAAGGACATTTCTGCCTTCGCCAAGAAGCAGTTCGAGAAGCAGGGCATGAAGATCATGGAGAAGGCCATGGTCAAGCAGCTTGATCGGGCGAAAGGCAAGGTTACGGCCCATATCGAAGTTGGTGGCAAGGTGGAGAAGATGGACTTCGACACCGTGATCTCCGCCGTGGGGATCGTCGGGAACGTCGAAGGGCTGGGCCTTGAAGAGCTGGGCGTGAAGATCGACCGAACCCATGTTGTGACCGATGAGTATTGCGGCACCGGAGTTGAGGGCGTGTACGCGATTGGCGATATCGCCGGGGCGCCATGGCTGGCGCATAAGGCATCGCACGAAGGCGTCATGGTGGCCGAGAAGATCGCGGGGCAGCATGTGCATCCGATCAAGCCGGGGTCGATTGCCGGCTGCACCTATTGCCATCCGCAGGTGGCCAGCGTGGGCATGACCGAGGCGAAGGCCAAGGAGGCCGGGTACGAGCTGAAGGTCGGCAAGTTCCCCTTCATCGGCAATGGCAAGGCAGTTGCGCTGGGCGAGCCGGAGGGCATGGTGAAGACGGTGTTCGACGCGAAGACCGGCGAGCTTCTGGGCGCGCATATGGTGGGCGCCGAGGTGACCGAGCTGATCCAGGGCTACGTGGTGGGCCGCCAGTTGGAGACCACCGAGGAAGACCTGATGCACACGGTCTTCCCGCATCCGACGCTGAGCGAGATGATGCATGAGTCTGTGCTGGAGGCTTACGGGCGGGCGATACATATTTAG
- a CDS encoding VOC family protein, with amino-acid sequence MSLERAMPVLQVRDVALSAAFYERLGFEAKIWGDPPGFAICRRGGVTLALDRAGDGKVPLNQWWAAYVYTADVEALRAEFSAAGLKPTEMHHPEHYGCDDFDVVDPDGHRIAFGQDRGGTFGL; translated from the coding sequence GTGAGCCTCGAGCGCGCCATGCCGGTCTTGCAGGTGCGGGATGTTGCCCTGTCTGCCGCGTTCTACGAGCGGCTGGGGTTCGAGGCCAAGATCTGGGGCGACCCGCCGGGCTTTGCGATTTGCCGCCGGGGCGGGGTGACGCTGGCGCTGGACCGGGCGGGCGATGGCAAGGTGCCGCTGAACCAGTGGTGGGCGGCCTATGTCTACACCGCCGATGTGGAGGCGTTGCGGGCCGAGTTTTCGGCGGCGGGACTGAAGCCGACGGAGATGCACCACCCCGAGCACTACGGGTGCGACGATTTTGATGTGGTGGACCCGGACGGCCACCGGATTGCCTTCGGGCAGGACCGGGGCGGGACGTTCGGGCTGTGA
- the paaA gene encoding 1,2-phenylacetyl-CoA epoxidase subunit PaaA → MYAQMIKSEGGKSREEMSPEEAAFQDRIDGGETIEPQDWMPEGYRKTLIRQIGQHAHSEIVGQLPEGNWITRAPTLERKAILLAKVQDEAGHGLYLYCAAETLGISRDDMTEQLLSGRMKYSSIFNYPTLSWADIGAVGWLVDGAAIMNQVPLQRTSYGPYSRAMIRICKEESFHQRQGFDIMMKMAKGTEAQRRMAQDALDRFWYPSLMMFGPSDAESVHSAQNMAWRIKINGNDELRQKFVDQTVPQAEFLGLKVPDEHLKWNEEKGGYDFSEPDWEEFFAVLKGAGPESAERMKARRDAWDDGQWVRDAMTAHAEKKAARREAAE, encoded by the coding sequence ATGTATGCACAGATGATCAAATCCGAAGGCGGGAAGAGCCGCGAGGAGATGTCGCCCGAGGAGGCGGCGTTTCAGGACCGGATCGACGGGGGTGAGACCATCGAGCCGCAGGACTGGATGCCGGAGGGGTACCGCAAGACGCTGATCCGGCAGATTGGCCAGCATGCGCATAGCGAGATCGTGGGGCAGCTGCCGGAGGGCAACTGGATCACCCGGGCGCCAACGCTGGAGCGCAAGGCGATTTTGCTCGCCAAGGTGCAGGATGAGGCGGGGCATGGGCTTTACTTGTATTGCGCGGCCGAGACGCTGGGGATCAGTCGCGATGACATGACGGAGCAGCTGCTCTCGGGGCGGATGAAGTATTCGTCGATCTTCAACTATCCGACGCTGAGCTGGGCCGATATCGGGGCGGTGGGCTGGCTGGTGGATGGCGCGGCGATCATGAACCAGGTGCCGTTGCAGCGCACGAGTTATGGGCCCTATTCGCGCGCGATGATCCGGATCTGCAAGGAGGAGAGCTTTCACCAGCGGCAGGGCTTCGACATCATGATGAAGATGGCGAAGGGGACGGAGGCGCAGCGGCGGATGGCGCAGGATGCGCTGGATCGGTTCTGGTATCCGTCGCTGATGATGTTCGGGCCGTCTGACGCGGAGTCCGTGCATTCGGCGCAGAACATGGCCTGGCGGATCAAGATCAACGGCAATGACGAGCTGCGGCAGAAGTTCGTGGACCAGACGGTGCCGCAGGCGGAGTTCCTCGGGCTGAAGGTGCCGGATGAGCACTTGAAGTGGAACGAGGAGAAGGGCGGCTACGACTTCTCTGAGCCGGACTGGGAGGAGTTCTTTGCCGTGCTCAAGGGCGCGGGACCAGAGAGTGCCGAGCGGATGAAGGCACGGCGCGATGCCTGGGATGACGGCCAGTGGGTGCGCGATGCGATGACCGCCCATGCCGAGAAGAAGGCGGCGCGGCGGGAGGCGGCGGAGTGA
- the paaB gene encoding 1,2-phenylacetyl-CoA epoxidase subunit PaaB: MSREWPLWEVFIRGSHGMSHRHVGSLHAADAEHALLSARDVYTRRNEGVSIWVVPSVQITASNPDDKGPFYEPSQSKVYRHPSFFDIPDDVGAM, from the coding sequence ATGAGCAGGGAATGGCCGTTGTGGGAAGTGTTCATCCGGGGCAGCCACGGGATGAGCCATCGGCATGTGGGATCGCTCCATGCGGCGGATGCGGAGCATGCGCTGCTGTCGGCGCGGGATGTGTATACGCGGCGGAATGAGGGGGTTTCGATCTGGGTAGTGCCCTCGGTGCAGATCACCGCATCGAACCCAGACGACAAGGGGCCGTTCTACGAGCCGTCGCAATCGAAGGTCTATCGGCATCCGAGCTTTTTCGACATCCCTGATGACGTGGGGGCGATGTGA
- the pcaF gene encoding 3-oxoadipyl-CoA thiolase has product MAGEAFICDGVRTAIGRYGGALSQVRADDLAAVPIKALMARNTGLDAGAIDDVIYGCANQAGEDNRNVARMALLLAGLPETVPGATINRLCASGMDAIGTVSRAIKAGDYDLAIAGGVESMSRAPFVMGKATSAFSRAAEVFDTTIGWRFVNKSMKAAYGVDSMPETADNVAADWGVSREDQDAFAARSQARWAGADAAGVFAEEIVPVEIPQRKGDPVVVTQDEHPRPGTTAEQLGRLRGVNGPELTVTAGNASGVNDGAAALLVASEGAAHVHGLKPLARIVTMQSAGVAPRVMGIGPVPAVKKALAKAGLTIEQMDVIELNEAFAAQGIAVLRDLGVAEDAAHVNPNGGAIAIGHPLGMSGARIVLTAARELQRRGGKYALCTMCVGVGQGVALIIERV; this is encoded by the coding sequence ATGGCCGGAGAGGCTTTCATTTGTGACGGGGTGCGCACGGCGATTGGACGCTATGGCGGGGCGCTGTCACAGGTCAGGGCGGATGATCTGGCCGCGGTGCCGATCAAGGCGCTGATGGCGCGGAACACCGGTCTGGATGCGGGTGCAATCGATGATGTGATATACGGCTGCGCCAACCAGGCGGGCGAAGACAACCGCAACGTGGCGCGGATGGCCTTGCTGCTGGCGGGGCTGCCCGAGACGGTGCCGGGGGCGACGATCAACCGGCTTTGCGCCAGCGGGATGGATGCGATTGGCACCGTGTCCCGCGCGATCAAGGCGGGGGATTATGACCTTGCGATTGCGGGCGGCGTGGAGAGCATGAGCCGTGCGCCGTTTGTGATGGGCAAGGCGACGAGCGCCTTTTCCCGCGCGGCGGAGGTGTTTGACACCACCATCGGCTGGCGCTTCGTGAACAAGTCGATGAAAGCGGCTTATGGCGTGGACTCCATGCCCGAGACGGCGGACAACGTGGCCGCTGATTGGGGCGTTTCTCGTGAGGATCAAGATGCTTTTGCCGCGCGGTCTCAGGCCCGTTGGGCCGGAGCGGATGCGGCTGGGGTGTTTGCCGAGGAGATCGTTCCGGTGGAGATCCCGCAGCGGAAGGGTGATCCGGTTGTTGTGACGCAGGACGAACACCCGCGGCCCGGCACTACGGCGGAGCAACTGGGGCGCTTGCGCGGCGTGAACGGGCCGGAGCTGACGGTGACGGCGGGCAATGCCTCGGGCGTCAACGATGGCGCGGCGGCGCTGCTGGTGGCGAGCGAGGGCGCGGCGCATGTGCATGGGCTCAAGCCGCTGGCGCGGATCGTGACGATGCAATCGGCGGGCGTTGCGCCGCGGGTCATGGGCATCGGCCCGGTGCCGGCGGTGAAGAAGGCTCTGGCGAAGGCCGGGCTGACCATCGAGCAGATGGACGTGATCGAGCTGAACGAGGCCTTTGCTGCGCAGGGCATCGCGGTGCTGCGCGACCTCGGCGTGGCGGAGGATGCGGCCCATGTGAACCCCAATGGCGGGGCGATTGCGATTGGCCACCCGCTCGGCATGAGCGGCGCGCGGATCGTGCTGACGGCGGCGCGGGAGCTGCAGCGGCGCGGCGGGAAATATGCACTCTGCACCATGTGCGTGGGCGTGGGGCAGGGGGTTGCACTCATAATCGAAAGGGTCTGA